The following are encoded together in the Echeneis naucrates chromosome 9, fEcheNa1.1, whole genome shotgun sequence genome:
- the cep78 gene encoding centrosomal protein of 78 kDa, which translates to MVHDSAQIRRQGAQDFMVYYDFACARQESVPLPAVKMNLDKGMLDFNGDRVKLADWPPIINSISINKNLQHIAISSTYQTTLGSGNTDRRYCKSGFRRKIPAIRSKDMTFKLCQALRECLAVSSNIKTLQLNGLPLRERDLIALTKGLGKNVSLENLSLANCPISDEGLEVICQSVKYSSNIRTVDFTGCNLTWRGAEHMATIIKHQAMQRHGTAWAESLRYRLPQFERMGGLRRITLNSNTLIGDRGVAALANELAEDLWVKAVDLQRCGLSKEGARCLLEALKTNSALCVLDIRSNPLVEKVLIKTIIEKVLMNANGQSLELHWIKPAAAEPQRVPGPNKRLSSSSFKGKATLRMALPKGKSNGGRSSAVIQTQKPYSRSRNIPWRAAARAGRQRGLPPGVTVADRSFQGAATVKVTVDSHSEGEDDDEEAEVVVEVKPPPSSFHLQDRITGRQLERMQMELKECRLRLAEERRARLKAESRLMEYELENARLRDANHSLSEALAAAGSGSAPAAVAALEDEAVLESIESSFTKFHAFMDLLKDAGLGQLSAMAGIDKSDFQPFGRPQLSSTIEIHNGAASLLGGKYQDVRSKHDAFTLEGDGQPALFGDPVHTASPQSSFFKRECSHKHKPLDATFCKASGLAVDPDLGGDREPDRYFKSNIQHDSGSEHSFHSQTSSDKGSFGKTFENSPRKQKSTSNSQQSSIHYSNGSHGYENRHAQRHVFHSNGSHDVLSVGSEQSRTRGKGPLVPADHSGSERLVGEVYHGRATLQQTISLRGQSDDESF; encoded by the exons ATGGTTCATGACAGTGCTCAGATTCGGCGACAGGGCGCCCAGGACTTCATGGTGTATTATGACTTTGCCTGTGCCAGACAGGAATCAGTACCTCTCCCTGCTGTCAAGATGAACCTTGACAAAGGGATGCTGGACTTCAATGGAGACCGGGTTAAACTGGCAGACTGGCCACCCATTATTAATTCCATCTCCATCAACAAAAACCTGCAACATATTGCAATAAGCAGTACATACCAAACAACTCTGGGTTCAGGAAACACAG ATAGAAGATACTGTAAGTCTGGCTTCAGGAGGAAGATACCGGCTATTCGCTCTAAGGACATGACATTTAAGTTGTGTCAGGCCTTAAGAGAGTGTCTGGCTGTCTCCTCTAATATTAAGACTCTGCAACTCAATGGACTTCCACTGAGAGAGAGGGACCTCATTGCCTTAACAAag GGTTtaggaaaaaatgtttctttggaAAACCTATCTCTGGCTAACTGCCCAATCAGTGATGAGGGCTTGGAAG TGATTTGCCAAAGTGTGAAATATTCTTCAAACATCAGAACAGTAGACTTTACTGGATGCAATCTCACCTGGAGAGGGGCAGAGCATATGGCCACCATCATAAAG CATCAGGCCATGCAGAGGCATGGTACTGCATGGGCAGAGTCTCTGAGGTATCGGCTGCCACAGTTTGAGAGAATGGGAGGTCTGCGACGTATCACCCTTAACTCTAATACTTTGATTGGGGACCGGGGTGTTGCTGCTCTTGCAAATGAACTGGCTGAAGACCTCTGGGTTAAAG CTGTGGACTTACAGAGATGTGGTCTGTCCAAGGAAGGAGCTCGCTGTTTACTGGAAGCCTTGAAAACGAATTCTGCTCTTTGTGTACTGGATATTCGTAGTAACCCTTTAGTTG aGAAGGTCTTAATTAAAACCATAATTGAAAAGGTGCTAATGAACGCTAATGGACAGTCACTAGAG CTCCACTGGATCaagcctgcagcagctgagccaCAGAGAGTTCCTGGTCCAAATAAGCGATTATCATCCAGTTCATTCAAAGGAAAAGCTACACTTAGGATGG CCCTTCCTAAAGGAAAATCTAATGGAGGACGGAGTTCAGCTGTTATTCAGACACAGAAGCCCTACTCCCGTTCTCGTAACATTCCATGGCGTGCCGCTGCACGAGCTGGCCGCCAGAG AGGTCTGCCGCCTGGAGTAACTGTTGCAGACCGGAGTTTTCAG GGTGCAGCTACTGTGAAGGTTACTGTAGATTCACATTCAGAGGGGGAGGATGATGACGAAGAGGCAGAAGTGGTAGTGGAAGTAAAGCCGCCGCCATCTTCTTTCCATCTCCAGGACAGGATCACTGGGCGTCAGCTTGAACGTATGCAG ATGGAGCTGAAAGAATGTCGCCTGAGGCTGGCAGAGGAACGCAGAGCCAGACTCAAAGCAGAGTCAAGGCTCATGGAG TATGAGTTGGAGAATGCCCGTCTTCGTGATGCCAACCATTCCTTGTCAGAAGCACTTGCAGCCGCTGGCTCTGGATCAGCCCCAGCAGCTGTCGCTGCTCTTGAAGATGAGGCTGTACTTGAGAGCATTGAAAGCTCATTTACTAAGTTTCATGCTTTCATGGATCTCCTCAAGGATGCTGG TCTAGGTCAGCTGTCTGCAATGGCTGGGATTGACAAGTCAGACTTCCAACCTTTCGGAAGACCCCAGCTCTCCTCTACCATAGAAATACATAATGGTGCAGCATCACTGCTTGGAGGAAAGTATCAAGATGTCCGGTCTAAGCATGATGCTTTCACATTG GAAGGCGATGGCCAACCTGCTCTCTTTGGGGATCCAGTTCACACCGCTTCCCCCCAATCTTCATTCTTTAAAAGGGAGTGTTCACATAAACACAAGCCTCTGGATGCGACCTTCTGTAAAGCCTCTGGACTTGCAGTAGACCCTGATTTGGGAGGAGACAGGGAACCAGATCGATATTTTAAGTCTAATATCCAGCATGACTCAGGTTCTGAACACAGTTTCCATAGTCAAACATCCTCTGATAAAGGTTCCTTTGGAAAAACCTTTGAGAATTCACCAAGGAAACAGAAGAGCACCAGCAACTCTCAGCAGAGCAGTATTCATTACAGTAATGGTTCCCATGGATATGAAAACCGTCATGCTCAAAGACATGTTTTCCATAGCAATGGGTCTCATGATGTGCTCTCTGTGGGATCTGAACAGTCCAGGACCAGGGGAAAGGGACCTCTGGTTCCAGCAGATCACTCAGGGTCAGAAAGGCTTGTGGGGGAAGTCTATCATGGGAGGGCCACTCTGCAGCAGACCATATCTCTGAGGGGGCAGTCAGATGACGAATCCTTCTGA
- the cdo1 gene encoding cysteine dioxygenase type 1 codes for MEHTEVMKPESLDELIQILHKLFESDSINVEEVQAVMESYESKPHEWAAYAKFDKYRYTRNLVDEGNGKFNLIILCWGEGHGSSIHDHTNSHCFMKLLQGQLKETLFEWPEGKSHGEMVQKSQRILQENKVAYINDSIGLHRVENGSHTEGAVSLHLYSPPFQLCQAFDQRTGHKNTVQMTFWSKFGERTPFETTVSQENN; via the exons ATGGAGCACACCGAGGTGATGAAGCCAGAAAGCCTGGATGAGCTGATCCAAATCCTGCACAAGCTCTTCGAGAGTGACAGCATCAATGTTGAGGAGGTCCAGGCTGTGATGGAGTCATATGAGAGCAAACCACACGAATGGGCCGCGTATGCCAAGTTTGACAAGTACAg ATACACCAGGAACCTGGTGGACGAGGGGAACGGGAAATTCAATCTCATAATTCTGTGCTGGGGAGAAGGCCACGGCAG TAGCATCCACGACCACACAAACTCCCACTGCTTCATGAAGCTGCTGCAGGGTCAGCTGAAGGAGACGCTGTTCGAGTGGCCAGAGGGTAAATCCCACGGAGAAATGGTTCAGAAGTCACAGAGAATCCTCCAGGAAAACAAGGTTGCCTACATAAATG actCCATCGGCCTGCATCGTGTGGAAAATGGCAGCCACACAGAAGGTGCAGTCAGTTTGCACCTGTACAGTCCTCCTTTCCAGTTGTGCCAGGCCTTTGACCAGCGGACAGGGCACAAGAACACCGTCCAGATGACATTCTGGAGCAAATTCGGAGAGCGCACTCCATTT gaaaccACAGTCTCACAAGAGAACAACTAA
- the lifra gene encoding LIF receptor subunit alpha a yields MPRLDVNPNSKPNSSPLWLIPVLLGFLTGQTHAKDVLSVPEQVSLSANKYTQQLTISWRGGAATTFDIVILRTEFSETAFSETVSVAVDQASGLHQWNWTSVEPLECTSLSIKIRSRDKHMTSEWSNTQILQGNDLPSNGKMQMYPRDGIVLPVGANTTFCCIAEEGRVFDIIRYSDMVMNATQLSRRTFATTVINQSPSGTSGTNVICTDSLNELIGSVVFVGYPPLPVDLACETHDLTSAVCQWNEGRNTYLYGKRRTHYTLNKRDCALGSSNQKQRQCSLPQWEGNWTLVAVNPLGQYSLTDSAELSHRVRPVAPANLTSVAHAWNATVQWQWKYESYSSLALLCHIELTSHGSKRNYTVSGVGLQSVKVLDLHPDEDYSVRIRCGAQKNFWKWGNWSDPFAFKTKRYMPDAPDVWMWLNRDNTANILWKPLTRWQSHGQLTGYEVTFWSNEDVIQRKKIFSPDTTSAPVNLTQMAAYSRDSKVIATVNAKNADGLSQPAKVVLPRLWTDVEPLAVSRAVYMDSGFFLLWQNNVDVTCGYIVEWNNASCDLNCHVEWLKVAKGYVNVSVESAEFQPGVRYNLSLYSCSSEPPVLLQRWQGYTQELVPSTSVGLSISQQGSDILLTWEEIPLLDRRGFIKGYNIYNSTGSELTLIANLPEQGSQSYTVKGLVEGSHKFTVKAYNSVGEDTGATVSITLHKYTDWLIMEILISLGVMALFLVIVTFVCYKKREWVKKAFYPDIPEPKLPGDWSRTRGPLDVKPSSHSVIHIVEKPEWDSSKEALVVIPEEDEEEEGMGEEPVDTDEPTSLRYYNQVVDDRPIRPRFPDSSASSASSLDSGRTEVTYTGIQTSGSSLVFQLDPQNSSEGHPPHTDLAFSCGGGGYKPQMQPKVPREALPEPFLEPPAATTGGYKPQNSWHLDSPVETRESGGLAPSLGSPTSVASTQFLLPDDEEHTEDKRQSSSSAATWFTNLLSSTKP; encoded by the exons ATGCCTCGCCTAGATGTCAATCCCAACTCCAAGCCTAACTCTAGCCCTCTCTGGCTCATCCCTGTGCTCCTGGGCTTCTTAACCGGACAAACTCATGCCAAAGACG tcCTCAGTGTCCCAGAGCAGGTGAGCCTGTCAGCCAACAAGTACACACAGCAACTGACCATCTCTTGGCGAGGAGGAGCAGCTACAACGTTTGACATCGTAATTCTCAGAACTGAATTCAGTGAAACTGCCTTCAGT gaAACAGTGTCTGTGGCAGTAGATCAGGCGAGTGGTTTGCACCAGTGGAATTGGACCTCAGTCGAACCTCTGGAATGTACGTCGCTATCAATCAAAATCCGCTCAAGAGACAAACATATGACAAGTGAATGGAGCAACACTCAGATACTTCAAG GGAATGATCTCCCCAGCAATGGTAAAATGCAGATGTATCCTAGGGATGGTATAGTTCTACCTGTCGGGGCCAACACGACCTTCTGTTGCATTGCGGAAGAGGGAAGGGTCTTTGATATCATCCGCTACAGTGACATGGTCATGAACGCAACACAACTGAGTAGGCGAACTTTCGCCACTACAGTCATAAATCAGAGTCCATCTGGCACCTCAGGAACCAATGTCATCTGTACCGACAGCCTGAATGAACTCATCGGATCAGTGGTTTTTGTTGGAT ATCCACCACTGCCTGTTGATCTTGCATGTGAGACTCATGACTTAACTTCAGCTGTATGCCAGTGGAATGAAGGACGAAACACTTACCTCTATGGCAAACGGCGAACACACTACACGCTGAACAAGAG ggaTTGTGCACTGGGGAGCTCTAATCAGAAGCAGAGACAGTGCAGTTTGCCCCAGTGGGAGGGTAACTGGACACTGGTAGCTGTAAATCCTCTTGGCCAGTACAGTCTGACTGACTCTGCTGAACTCAGTCACAGAG TGCGTCCTGTAGCACCTGCCAACCTGACATCTGTCGCCCATGCCTGGAATGCAACTGTGCAATGGCAGTGGAAGTACGAAAGCTACTCCTCCTTGGCGCTTCTCTGCCATATAGAGCTTACCAGCCATGgatcaaaaagaaat tATACAGTCTCTGGTGTGGGTCTTCAGTCAGTGAAGGTGTTGGATCTTCATCCTGATGAAGATTACAGTGTTCGGATCCGCTGTGGTGCTCAGAAGAATTTCTGGAAGTGGGGAAACTGGAGTGACCCATTTGCCTTCAAAACTAAAAGATACA tgccAGATGCTCCTGATGTATGGATGTGGCTAAACAGAGACAACACTGCGAACATCCtttggaag CCTCTAACACGATGGCAGAGCCACGGTCAGCTCACTGGTTATGAAGTCACTTTCTGGAGTAATGAAGACGTTATACAGcgcaaaaaaatcttttcaccAGATACTACATCTGCACCAGTCAACCTCACACAGATGGCTGCctacagcagagacagcaagGTTATAGCAACTGTCAATGCTAAGAACGCTGATGGGTTGTCACAACCTGCAAAGGTAGTTTTACCTCGACTTTGGACAG atGTGGAACCTCTTGCCGTGTCCAGAGCAGTCTACATGGACAGTGGTTTCTTTCTCTTGTGGCAGAACAATGTCGATGTCACCTGTGGTTATATTGTGGAATGGAATAATGCTTCCTGCGATCTGAACTGCCATGTGGAATGGTTAAAGGTGGCCAAAGGATATGTTAATGTCTCTGTTGAGTCAG CTGAATTCCAGCCAGGGGTGCGGTACAACCTCTCTTTGTACAGCTGCTCTTCAGAACCCCCAGTACTGCTGCAGCGCTGGCAGGGATACACACAGGAGCTGG TCCCCTCCACTTCTGTGGGCCTGTCAATCAGTCAGCAGGGCTCTGACATTCTTCTCACCTGGGAAGAGATCCCACTGCTCGATAGAAGAGGCTTCATAAAAGGCTACAACATTTACAACAGTACCGGGTCCGAGCTGACACTTATAG CCAATCTTCCAGAGCAAGGGAGCCAGAGCTACACAGTAAAGGGCCTCGTTGAGGGCTCCCATAAGTTCACAGTGAAAGCTTACAACTCAGTTGGCGAGGACACGGGTGCAACTGTCTCGATAACGCTACACAAATACA ctgattggctgatcaTGGAAATCTTGATTTCTCTGGGAGTCATGGCCTTGTTCCTTGTCATTGTCACTTTCGTTTGCTACAAGAAAAGAGAATG GGTGAAAAAGGCGTTCTATCCAGACATACCTGAGCCTAAGTTGCCTGGTGATTGGTCAAGGACACGG ggGCCATTGGATGTGAAGCCGTCTTCCCATAGTGTCATTCATATCGTAGAAAAGCCTGAGTGGGATTCTAGTAAAGAGGCACTCGTTGTCATtcctgaagaagatgaggaagaggaaggaatgGGAGAAGAACCAGTTGACACAGATGAGCCAACATCATTGCGCTACTACAACCAAGTAGTCGATGATAGGCCCATAAGACCACGCTTCCCAGActcctctgcttcttctgcaTCTTCTTTGGATTCAGGGCGCACTGAGGTAACATACACAGGGATACAGACCTCAGGGTCTTCTTTGGTCTTCCAGCTGGATCCACAGAACTCTTCTGAAGGCCACCCACCCCACACTGATCTTGCTTTCAGCTGTGGTGGAGGGGGTTATAAGCCACAGATGCAACCTAAGGTCCCAAGGGAAGCTTTACCTGAGCCTTTCTTAGAGCCCCCGGCTGCCACTACTGGGGGTTACAAACCCCAGAACTCTTGGCATTTGGACTCCCCTGTGGAGACCAGGGAAAGTGGCGGCCTAGCACCTTCTCTTGGATCCCCAACTTCAGTAGCTTCCACTCAGTTCCTCCTACCAGATGACGAGGAACACACAGAGGATAAACGGCAGTCgtcatcatcagcagcaacatggTTTACCAATCTGCTGTCATCCACAAAACcatga